In bacterium, a single genomic region encodes these proteins:
- a CDS encoding C4-type zinc ribbon domain-containing protein produces MEEPLELLLRLQEIDVEINEIQGRRSTIPAQIEALEHEMDSARQELVDKESQLKAARLVIRETEGRVAQLDEGSNRYKQQLLAVKSNREYSALLTEIEAIKREKAELEERIISRMEQIEQLNQSLDQSRASLADQESGRREQYDSLKGQIQDLDEQIAIRRQKREGLSVRVKPRLLVLYERIMGSRVNQAVVALRNGSCGGCHAMIPLQQVNDIRKGRDIHTCENCGRILYYEENGNGA; encoded by the coding sequence GAACCACTGGAACTCCTGTTGAGGCTCCAGGAGATCGATGTCGAGATCAACGAAATCCAGGGCCGCAGGTCGACGATCCCGGCGCAGATTGAGGCGCTGGAACACGAAATGGATTCGGCCCGCCAGGAACTTGTCGACAAGGAATCCCAGTTGAAAGCGGCCCGTCTCGTCATCCGCGAGACCGAGGGCCGGGTGGCTCAGCTGGACGAGGGCTCAAACCGCTACAAGCAGCAGTTGCTCGCGGTCAAGAGCAACCGCGAGTACTCGGCCCTGCTGACAGAGATTGAGGCGATAAAGCGGGAGAAGGCGGAGCTGGAGGAGCGCATCATCAGCCGCATGGAGCAGATCGAGCAGTTGAACCAGTCCCTCGATCAGTCCCGCGCCTCCCTGGCGGACCAGGAGAGCGGTCGCCGCGAGCAGTACGACAGCCTCAAGGGCCAGATTCAGGACCTGGACGAGCAGATCGCCATCCGCCGTCAGAAGCGCGAGGGCCTGTCGGTGCGGGTCAAGCCGCGTCTGCTCGTTCTGTACGAACGGATCATGGGCTCGCGGGTAAACCAGGCGGTGGTAGCCCTGCGCAACGGAAGTTGCGGCGGGTGCCACGCGATGATCCCGCTCCAGCAGGTGAACGATATCCGCAAGGGCCGGGACATCCACACCTGCGAAAACTGCGGGCGGATACTGTATTACGAAGAAAACGGCAACGGGGCCTGA